TTCTCCCTTTGATGTAGGTTTGGTGGTTTGGGTTTGAGCCAGTTGGGGGTTCTCCGTTCCGCGTGTTCCTTAAGAGTGAGAAGAAGCTTCTCCAGCTTTCGGCGTTCTTCCTGCAGATTTGTTGAACTGTTGCCGAGCCTATTTCGGATTTGAATGTTCCTCTTGGGTTTTTGAGGGTTGTAGTTTTACCGTTATTGACCGCTTCATTCTAAAGTATGGTAATGTTTTTTAGGCTTTAAAATAGTTTTGCTTTCCTGTTTAAAGGCTGTTGGGCGGTTTACTGCATCCCCACCCTAAAGGACGAGGCCTTCAGAAGAAAAAAGTAACAGAAGGGCAGGGTTTTTGCGCCGTCGTGGATTTGTGCAAAAATTTTAAAAGCACATGCCTGTACTCTCGTTAGAAAATTTTTGCAAGGCTCAGGTTTATAAGGGCTCGGGCCTATTCGCTGGAGGTGATGATCATGGCGTACCACAGAGGAAGAGGTGGAAGAAGTGGGGGGAAGAAAAAGAACAGACAGGTTCAGGGTGACGAGGTCATCCGTGTTCCCCTCCCGAAGGAAGGACAGCTGTTCGGTGTAATCGAGCAGGCCCTGGGATCTGGATGGATGGATGTGAGGTGCTCCGACGGGAAGATTAGAAGGTGCAGGATACCGGGCAAGCTCAAGAGGCGCATGTGGATGCGCGTGGGCGACGTCGTCATAGTCCAGCCCTGGGACGTGCAGACCGAGGAGCGTGGGGACATAGTCTACCGCTACACCAGGACTCAGGTGGACTGGCTCCTGAGGAGGGGCAAGATAAGTCAGGAATTCCTCAGCGGTGGCGAGCTCCTGTTCTGAGCCCGCTTCTTCTAAAATTCCAGCTGCCAGCGAGTGATGGGGAATGCGCGAGGATGTAATAGAGCGCGAAATCGAGGGAATGCTGGGCCTCCGGGAGAGGCGGGAGAAGGACAGCGACCTCTACAAGATAGCCAATGAGGTATTCGACAGAACGACGAAGGAGACCCTCGCCTATCTCCACAGGAGAGGAAAGATCGAAGCCCTCTACGGCGTCATCAGCACGGGCAAGGAGGCCAACGTCTTTGCCGGCGTGGACGCCGAGGGGAACAGGATAGCCGTCAAGATATACCGCACGTACACGACCGAGTTCCGGCGCATATGGGAGTACCTCGCAGCCGACCCACGCGTCGGCTACCTGCCCAAGGATATGCGCAAGCTGGTCTTTGTGTGGACCCGGAGGGAGTTTAAGAACCTCCAACGGGCGATAAAATATGCGGTTCGCGTTCCGGAACCCGTGATCTTCCGCAACAACGTCCTCGTGATGGAGTTCATCGGGGACGAGCTCCCCGCACCCCGCATCAAAGACGTCGAGCGTTCGCTCGAGCCTTCGGACTTTGAGGAACTTTATGACTTCACGATGGGCGTCATCGAGAGGCTCTGGAAGCGCGGGGACATGGTGCACGGCGACCTGAGCGAGTACAACATACTGCTCCACGACAGGCCCGTTGTGATAGACTGGTCGCAGGCGACGGTGAAGAGGAACAGGATGAGCGTGGAGCTGCTCAGAAGGGATCTGAGGAACGTCATAAACTACTTTGGGCGGAAAGGCGTTGATGTTGATGATTTCGACGATAAGTTCCGTGAGCTGGTTGGGGTTTAGAGGGTGAGAGCATGGACGAGTTTGAGAGACTGCTGAGGAAGTATGAGCGGATAGACAAGGACGGCCGGCCCACCCGGGGCGGTCGCGATGAGGAGATCACCTACGCCGCGGAGGGCGAGCAGGAGGAGTTCATAAGAATCCCCCGCGACAGGGTTGCCGTCGTCATAGGCAGAAAGGGGCAGACCAAGAGGGAGATAGAGGAGAGGACCAAGACCAAGATAGAGGTGGACAGCGAGACCGGCGAGGTCTTCATAACCTCCACCGAGGAGACCGCCGACCCCTTGGCCGTCTGGAAGGCGCGTGACGTGATAATGGCCATAGGCAGGGGTTTTTCCCCCGAAAGGGCGTTCCGGCTCTTCAACGAGGGGGAGGTCCTTGAGGTCGTTAACCTGACGGACGTGATAATCGGCAACGATAAGAACGCCCTTCCCCGCATCAGGGGAAGGATAATCGGAAGGAGAGGAAGGACGCGCGAGATAATCGAGGAGATGAGCGGTGCGGATGTGAGCGTTTACGGAAAAACCGTCGCGATAATTGGCAACCCAATCCAGGTCGAGGTTGCCAAGACCGCCATAGAGAAGCTCGCCAGGGGCTCCCCGCACGGCGTCGTTTACAAGTACCTCGAGCGCAGAAAGAAGGACCTTGAACTCGAGAGCACGACCTACTACGAGGCCCTTGAAGGGGAGCCGGGCGATTTCGGGGAGAACTACGAGGGCCCCGATGAGGACTACGATGACGAAGACTTTTGGGAGGACTGAATATGGCCGAGGCGAATCAGCTGTTTAAGGAGTTCAAAATCCAGAGTGTCAGCGAGTTCTTCAGACGGAACGCGGCAATGCTCGGCTACACGGGCAAGATACGCTCCCTCACCACGGTGATCCATGAGGCAGTGACCAACTCACTCGACGCCTGTGAGGAGGCGGGTATACTTCCCTACGTCCGTGTTGAGATAGAGGAGCTTGGAAGGGAGCACTACAAGGTCATAATCGAGGACAACGGACCAGGAATCCCCGAGAAGTACATAACCCACGTCTTTGGTAAGATGCTGGCCGGTACGAAGGCTCACAGGAACATACAGAGCCGCGGCCAGCAGGGTATTGGTATAAGCGGCGCCGTTATGTTCGCCCAGATAACGAGCGGAAAGGCAACGCGCGTCATCACCTCCACGGGCGACGACAGTATCATCGAGGCATGGGTTAAGATAGACGTTGACAGGAACGAGGGCAAGATTGTGAAGAAGGAGAAGCACCCCAACCCAAAGGGCTGGCGCGGCACCAGGATAGAGCTGGAGGTGAAGAACGTCCGCTACGTGCGCTCAAAGCAGGGCATCTACTGGTACCTCAAGCTCACCGCGATAGCCAACCCGCACGCCCACATAGAGCTCATTGAACCGGACGGGAAACTCATAGTATTCCCGCGCTCCAGCGAGGACGTTCCCGAGCCCCCGGTGGAGATGAAGCCCCATCCGCGCGGCGTCCTCACCGATGACGTTTACAGGATGGCCAAGAAGACGAGGAGGAGTTCCGTCAAGCGCTTCCTCGTTGGGGAGTTCTCAAGGATAAGCGACAAGAAAATCGACGAGCTCGTTGAGTACATCGCGGCGCTGAGGCTCATAAAGACGGAGGACGACAAGAACGTCCAGGAACAGCTCTACGAGAGGCTCATGAAGGGCGAGGTAAAGGCCGTCCTGCGCTCGTTCAAGGGCTACATGAAGGTCGTAAAGCAGGTTGCGAAGCTCATGGACAAGCCCCCCGAGAAGCTGAGCTGGCACGAGGCGGAAGAGATAGTCGAAGCCTTCAGGTACATGAAGTTCCTGGCCCCTCCAACCCACGGCCTCAGGCCCATAGGCGAGGAGAACATAGAGAAGGGCCTCACCAACATCCTCAAGCCGGAGTTCGTCACCGCGGTCACCAGGTCGCCAAAAGTCTACTCCGGAGGTATCCCGTTCCAGGTCGAGGTCGGCCTCGCTTACGGCGGTGAGATTCCCGGAGGTTTCGAGCTCCTCCGCTACGCCAACCGCGTGCCGCTGCTCTTCGATGCCGGTTCCTGTGTGACGACGCTGGCGGCGCGCTCCGTTGATTGGAGGCGCTACAAGGTTGATGACCTTGACCGCGCCCCCCTCGTGCTCATGATAAACGTCATCAGCGTTCACGTTCCGTATACCGGCACAGGAAAGCAGAGCATAGCCAACGTGGAGGAGATTCAGAACGAGATAAGGCTGGCGATAATGGACGCGGCCAGGAGACTTCAGACCTACCTCAGCGGAAAGCACCGCAGGCTCCACCAGGCCAAGAGGAGGAGGACCTTCGAAAAGTACGTGCCCGAGATAGCGAGGGCCCTGAGCGTACTCACCGGGGAGCCCGAGGAGGAGGTTAAGAACTACTTCCTGTCCTACATAGAGGGCCACTTCGCGGCCAAGGAGGCAGGTGGGGCGGAGGAGGTGAGCGAGAATGCCTAAACCCAAAGCAGTCCGGCGTGAGAAGCCGAGGGAGCGCTTCAGCTACGACCCGGCCAAAGTGCTCACCAGGCTCGAGGAGTACGGAAAGAGAATCCTTGAGGACATAAAGATCGGAAAGAACCCCTACTTTGACATCCCCATGCGCGGCATCGGCAACGTTTACTTCGACGAGAAGAGGCGCGTCATCAGGATGGGCGACAAGCTCTCAAGGCGCTACTTCCTCAACGTTGCCCACGCGAGGAAGTTCATGCAGACGCTCCTCATAATGGCCTACGTCAAGCGCCTCGTGAGCGAGAACAAGCACGCGAGCCTTCGTGAAGCCTACTACGCCAACAAGCACACCATCCCCGGAACGAAGGAGAACACCTTCGAGGACCAGCGCGAGAGCGACCCCATCATAGAGGACCTCGAGAGGATGATGGGCGTCCTGCGTGAGGAGATGCACCTCACGGCGGACAGGCGCGGCTACATCTACGGTGACATAGTCATACGCGATGGCGAGGATGAGTTCAACACCAGCAAGCTCGGTATGGGCGGCTGGGCCGTCCCGGGAACCGTCGAGCACCTCCAGTTCGTTGAGGTCAACGTCGACTACGCCCTGGTCGTCGAGACCGCCGCTATGGCCGACCGTCTCATCGAGGAAAAGTTCCCGAAGAAGGAGAAGGCCCTCATCATAGCCACCCAGGGACAGGCCTCGCGCGGTGTCAGGAGGCTCATCCACAGGCTCCACTACGAGGAGGGCCTGCCGATTATCGTCTTCACCGATGGCGACCCCTACGGTTGGTACATCTACTCCACCATAAAGCAGGGCTCCATCAACCTCGCCTACCTCAGCGACAAGCTCGCAACACCGGAGGCGAAGTTCGTTGGAATGACCATGGATGACATAGAGCGCTACGGCCTCAAGAACGTCACCGAAAAGCTCAAG
Above is a window of Thermococcus celericrescens DNA encoding:
- the eif1A gene encoding translation initiation factor eIF-1A — encoded protein: MAYHRGRGGRSGGKKKNRQVQGDEVIRVPLPKEGQLFGVIEQALGSGWMDVRCSDGKIRRCRIPGKLKRRMWMRVGDVVIVQPWDVQTEERGDIVYRYTRTQVDWLLRRGKISQEFLSGGELLF
- a CDS encoding serine protein kinase RIO; amino-acid sequence: MREDVIEREIEGMLGLRERREKDSDLYKIANEVFDRTTKETLAYLHRRGKIEALYGVISTGKEANVFAGVDAEGNRIAVKIYRTYTTEFRRIWEYLAADPRVGYLPKDMRKLVFVWTRREFKNLQRAIKYAVRVPEPVIFRNNVLVMEFIGDELPAPRIKDVERSLEPSDFEELYDFTMGVIERLWKRGDMVHGDLSEYNILLHDRPVVIDWSQATVKRNRMSVELLRRDLRNVINYFGRKGVDVDDFDDKFRELVGV
- a CDS encoding KH domain-containing protein codes for the protein MDEFERLLRKYERIDKDGRPTRGGRDEEITYAAEGEQEEFIRIPRDRVAVVIGRKGQTKREIEERTKTKIEVDSETGEVFITSTEETADPLAVWKARDVIMAIGRGFSPERAFRLFNEGEVLEVVNLTDVIIGNDKNALPRIRGRIIGRRGRTREIIEEMSGADVSVYGKTVAIIGNPIQVEVAKTAIEKLARGSPHGVVYKYLERRKKDLELESTTYYEALEGEPGDFGENYEGPDEDYDDEDFWED
- the top6B gene encoding DNA topoisomerase VI subunit B, with amino-acid sequence MAEANQLFKEFKIQSVSEFFRRNAAMLGYTGKIRSLTTVIHEAVTNSLDACEEAGILPYVRVEIEELGREHYKVIIEDNGPGIPEKYITHVFGKMLAGTKAHRNIQSRGQQGIGISGAVMFAQITSGKATRVITSTGDDSIIEAWVKIDVDRNEGKIVKKEKHPNPKGWRGTRIELEVKNVRYVRSKQGIYWYLKLTAIANPHAHIELIEPDGKLIVFPRSSEDVPEPPVEMKPHPRGVLTDDVYRMAKKTRRSSVKRFLVGEFSRISDKKIDELVEYIAALRLIKTEDDKNVQEQLYERLMKGEVKAVLRSFKGYMKVVKQVAKLMDKPPEKLSWHEAEEIVEAFRYMKFLAPPTHGLRPIGEENIEKGLTNILKPEFVTAVTRSPKVYSGGIPFQVEVGLAYGGEIPGGFELLRYANRVPLLFDAGSCVTTLAARSVDWRRYKVDDLDRAPLVLMINVISVHVPYTGTGKQSIANVEEIQNEIRLAIMDAARRLQTYLSGKHRRLHQAKRRRTFEKYVPEIARALSVLTGEPEEEVKNYFLSYIEGHFAAKEAGGAEEVSENA
- a CDS encoding DNA topoisomerase IV subunit A; amino-acid sequence: MPKPKAVRREKPRERFSYDPAKVLTRLEEYGKRILEDIKIGKNPYFDIPMRGIGNVYFDEKRRVIRMGDKLSRRYFLNVAHARKFMQTLLIMAYVKRLVSENKHASLREAYYANKHTIPGTKENTFEDQRESDPIIEDLERMMGVLREEMHLTADRRGYIYGDIVIRDGEDEFNTSKLGMGGWAVPGTVEHLQFVEVNVDYALVVETAAMADRLIEEKFPKKEKALIIATQGQASRGVRRLIHRLHYEEGLPIIVFTDGDPYGWYIYSTIKQGSINLAYLSDKLATPEAKFVGMTMDDIERYGLKNVTEKLKGIPPNKKGGPTADYKRILEEMEYPWFQNREWQRQLKMAIKMGVRIEQQALANKSLEFVAKKYLPEKINNGELLP